The Alnus glutinosa chromosome 7, dhAlnGlut1.1, whole genome shotgun sequence genome includes a region encoding these proteins:
- the LOC133874220 gene encoding cytochrome P450 93A2: MPDFQYYLLLLLVWLATILVRNFFLTKTKKARLPPSPRALPIIGHLHLLSRIPHQALHKLSNQHGPLIYLLFGSKPCVIVSSPEMARECLKTQETCFLNRPKMTNIDYLTYGSADFVLAPYGQYWKFMKKLCMTELLGGRTLEQNISVRGEEIKQFLQLLLDKANANEAVDVGAELIRLTNNIISRMALRTRCSEKEDEAEEVGKLVKEMCELAGKANVSEMIWFCKNLDLQGFGKRLKDVRGRYDALMERIMKEHEEARKKKKEMGDGGDGIKDVLDILLDIYEDESSEIRMTRENIKGFIMNMFGAGTDTSAVTTEWAISELINHPHVMAKARKEIDIVIGKKRVVEESDIANLPYIQAIVKETLRLHPTGPLVVRECTEDCMVAGYEILAKTRLFVNVWAIGRDPNHWENPLEFWPERFLDKEGDGKSQLDVRGQHFHLLPFGSGRRSCPGATLAMQVVQTTLASMVQCFEWKVGDGDQYSVDMEEGPGISLPRAHPLVCIPVARLTAFPSIN, encoded by the exons ATGCCTGATTTCCAATACTATCTTCTACTTCTCCTCGTCTGGCTCGCCACCATCTTGGTCCGAAACTTCTTCCTCACTAAAACCAAAAAAGCTCGTCTTCCTCCTAGCCCACGAGCCCTACCGATCATCGGACACCTCCACCTCCTTAGCCGAATTCCTCACCAAGCTCTTCACAAACTCTCAAACCAACATGGACCGTTGATATACTTGCTCTTCGGCTCCAAACCGTGTGTCATTGTTTCCTCCCCGGAAATGGCTAGAGAGTGCCTCAAAACCCAGGAAACATGTTTCTTAAACCGCCCGAAAATGACCAACATAGACTACCTTACCTACGGCTCCGCTGATTTTGTCTTGGCACCTTATGGACAATACTGGAAGTTCATGAAAAAGCTTTGCATGACCGAACTTCTCGGCGGTCGGACACTTGAGCAGAATATCTCGGTTAGGGGGGAAGAAATAAAGCAGTTCTTACAGCTATTACTCGACAAAGCCAACGCCAATGAGGCAGTCGATGTCGGAGCAGAGCTTATAAGGTTAACGAATAACATAATATCGAGGATGGCGCTGAGAACAAGGTGTTCGGAGAAGGAAGATGAAGCCGAGGAGGTGGGGAAGTTGGTGAAAGAGATGTGTGAGCTTGCTGGCAAAGCTAATGTGTCGGAAATGATTTGGTTTTGTAAGAATCTTGACTTGCAAGGATTTGGAAAACGGCTTAAGGATGTTCGCGGTAGGTATGACGCTCTGATGGAGAGGATAATGAAGGAACACGAAGAggcgaggaagaagaagaaggagatggGTGATGGAGGTGATGGGATAAAAGATGTGCTTGATATTTTACTTGATATATACGAAGATGAAAGCTCGGAGATAAGAATGACCAGAGAAAACATCAAGGGCTTCATTATG AATATGTTTGGAGCTGGGACAGACACATCCGCTGTGACAACGGAATGGGCAATTTCTGAGCTAATTAATCACCCACATGTGATGGCTAAAGCGAGGAAAGAGATCGATATAGTAATCGGAAAGAAGAGAGTAGTAGAGGAGTCGGATATTGCTAACCTTCCCTACATCCAAGCTATAGTGAAGGAAACACTGAGGCTTCACCCAACTGGCCCATTAGTTGTAAGAGAGTGTACAGAAGATTGTATGGTTGCCGGTTACGAAATTCTGGCAAAAACCCGactgtttgttaatgtgtggGCTATTGGAAGGGACCCGAACCACTGGGAGAACCCGCTGGAGTTCTGGCCAGAGAGGTTTCTTGACAAAGAGGGGGATGGAAAAAGCCAGTTAGATGTGAGGGGGCAACACTTCCATCTGCTGCCGTTTGGAAGTGGAAGAAGAAGTTGCCCTGGAGCAACGCTGGCAATGCAAGTTGTTCAAACAACCCTAGCTTCTATGGTTCAGTGCTTTGAATGGAAGGTTGGGGATGGAGATCAGTATAGTGTGGACATGGAAGAGGGGCCAGGAATATCCCTTCCCCGCGCTCATCCGCTGGTTTGTATCCCTGTGGCTAGGCTCACTGCATTTCCATCAATTAATTAA
- the LOC133873618 gene encoding cytochrome P450 93A3-like → MPHDLQGYIILFLIWLVSIILVRAIFHRIKTKVRLPPSPVALPIIGHLHHLTSLPHQALHKLANRHGPLIHIFLGSVPCVVASSPEMAKEFLKTHEVSFSNRPHIAAFDYLTYGSANFSFAPYGPYWKFMKKLCMSELLSGRKLDQLLPVRREEINRFVQFILQKAEAGEAVDVGGQLMRVTNNVISRMVMSVRCSENEHEADEVAKVVKATAELSGKFNLSDFIWFCKNLDLQGFGKRLKEVRGNFDSMMERIIKEHEEARKKEKDMDGGYAVKDLLHILLDIYEDKSSEMRLTRENIKAFILDIFGAGTDTSAITTEWALAELINHPIVMNRARQEIDSVVGKSRLVEESDITNLPYLQAIVKETLRLHPTGPIIVRESSEHCTVGGYEIPAKTRLFVNVWAIGRDPKHWENPLEFRPERFNISESEGSEKSQLDVTGQHFHLLPFGSGRRGCPGASLALQVVPTTLATMIQSFEWKVVGEDGAINMEEGPGLTLPRAHPLICVPAARLHPFPSIS, encoded by the exons ATGCCTCACGATTTGCAAGGCTACATCATACTTTTCCTCATATGGCTAGTCTCCATCATCCTGGTCCGAGCTATATTCCACAGAATCAAGACCAAGGTTCGTCTTCCACCGAGCCCAGTGGCCCTGCCAATCATTGGACACCTCCACCATCTAACCTCATTACCTCACCAAGCTCTTCACAAGCTCGCAAATCGCCATGGACCCTTAATTCACATCTTCCTTGGCTCTGTCCCTTGCGTCGTTGCTTCCTCCCCAGAAATGGCAAAAGAGTTCCTCAAAACTCATGAAGTTTCTTTTTCTAACCGGCCCCACATTGCCGCTTTTGATTACCTTACTTACGGTTCCGCTAACTTTTCTTTTGCACCTTATGGGCCTTACTGGAAATTCATGAAGAAACTTTGCATGTCGGAACTTCTCAGCGGCCGAAAACTGGACCAGCTCCTTCCAGTCAGGCGTGAAGAGATAAACAGGTTCGTGCAATTCATATTACAAAAGGCGGAAGCAGGCGAGGCTGTTGATGTTGGAGGACAGCTTATGAGGGTAACGAATAATGTCATATCGAGAATGGTCATGAGCGTAAGGTGTTCGGAAAATGAACATGAAGCCGACGAAGTGGCAAAGGTGGTGAAAGCCACGGCTGAGCTTTCAGGGAAGTTTAACTTGTCGGACTTTATTTGGTTCTGTAAGAATTTAGATTTACAGGGATTTGGCAAAAGGCTCAAGGAAGTTCGCGGCAACTTTGACAGTATGATGGAAAGGATTATAAAGGAGCACGAAGAGGCaaggaagaaagagaaagatatgGACGGAGGTTATGCAGTGAAGGATTTGCTTCATATTCTGCTTGATATATATGAAGACAAGAGTTCAGAGATGAGATTGACAAGAGAAAACATAAAGGCCTTCATCCTG GATATATTTGGAGCTGGGACCGATACATCTGCTATTACTACAGAATGGGCACTGGCAGAGCTAATCAACCACCCAATTGTGATGAACAGAGCACGACAAGAAATCGATTCTGTAGTTGGAAAGAGCAGACTAGTAGAAGAATCAGATATTACAAACCTTCCGTACCTCCAAGCTATAGTAAAAGAGACATTAAGGCTTCACCCAACCGGCCCGATAATTGTGAGAGAGTCATCTGAACACTGCACTGTTGGTGGTTACGAGATTCCGGCAAAGACCAGACTATTTGTTAATGTGTGGGCTATCGGAAGAGACCCCAAGCACTGGGAGAACCCGCTGGAGTTCCGACCAGAGAGGTTTAATATTAGCGAATCAGAGGGGAGTGAAAAGAGCCAGTTGGACGTGACAGGACAACATTTTCATCTGCTGCCATTTGGAAGTGGAAGAAGAGGGTGCCCTGGAGCCTCACTAGCGCTACAAGTTGTTCCGACAACTCTTGCTACTATGATTCAGAGCTTTGAATGGAAGGTTGTTGGGGAAGATGGTGCTATTAACATGGAGGAAGGACCTGGGCTAACCCTCCCAAGGGCTCATCCCTTGATTTGTGTCCCAGCGGCTAGGCTCCATCCTTTTCCCTCAATCTCATAA